Proteins found in one Bordetella genomosp. 11 genomic segment:
- a CDS encoding xanthine dehydrogenase family protein molybdopterin-binding subunit: MHSKQFSLSAEPRADYLEKVTGTAVYASDVEVPNMLHGKILRSTVPHARIARLDTSAALAMPGVVAVLTGEDLHDMPGTEIRWGLSLRDRPVIALDKVRYVGDPVAAVAAVDEATAEAALDAIVVSYETLPHATTAQEALAEGAALIHEEMDVLKDYYFRGHCTPTPGTNCFQQWSYESGDVDKVFQNERNDVRVFEDTFTFPMVFHYAMEPHVCLAHWKPNSLEIWSGGQTPTAIQRVCSEILGVPLACVRVHSPYVGGGFGGKASVKIDPLVAALSWKARAPVRVCLTIAESMLTCRRLDAEVTLKTAVEKNGRIVAKTVRAVVNGGAYADTGPSIAVKAAIRAIGPYHIPNLRLEAVGVYTNTVPGAAFRSIGGPQAVWATESQMDIIADAMGHDPIEFRMLNLAQKGQTLKHDLRPIDVDMRRSLRAAVDTLKKLPEPRHAGRRGLGVAVGATDPGIMPVGGAIVRLRADGSVNVSANTVEIGQGSRGVLRIIAARTLNQPLRMIAVAQPDTLQAPYDWGTGASRSTVIIGLAVQLACEDILRQVRDIAAQMLGGSPDDYKLAEGAVEGPEGAIPFIELLRRFNGMAAGEFLGVGRVDPNTKDGAFKLQPLFWETGAGAFEIAVDEGTGAIRILRAGGAADLGHVINPKAAEGQDEGAMVMGLGHTLSEEYIYEDGQVVNGTLFDYKVPTMEDVPEHVGTALIESGDGPGPFGARGGGEGAILPVAPAVANALFQGWGIRLKELPLTPERVWRALRDKNLKDKPDNSDK, from the coding sequence ATGCATTCCAAGCAGTTCTCCTTGAGCGCCGAACCGCGCGCCGATTATCTGGAGAAGGTCACCGGCACGGCCGTCTATGCCAGCGATGTCGAGGTGCCGAACATGCTGCACGGCAAGATCCTGCGCAGCACCGTGCCGCACGCTCGCATCGCCAGGCTGGACACGAGCGCCGCGCTGGCGATGCCCGGCGTGGTGGCCGTACTGACGGGCGAAGACCTGCACGATATGCCGGGAACGGAGATCCGATGGGGCTTGTCGCTGCGCGATCGCCCGGTGATCGCGCTGGACAAGGTGCGCTACGTGGGCGACCCGGTCGCCGCGGTGGCGGCCGTCGACGAGGCCACGGCGGAAGCGGCGCTCGACGCCATAGTGGTGAGCTACGAAACGCTGCCGCATGCCACGACCGCGCAAGAGGCGCTTGCGGAAGGCGCCGCGCTGATCCATGAAGAAATGGATGTCCTGAAGGACTATTACTTCCGCGGACATTGCACGCCCACCCCCGGGACCAATTGCTTCCAGCAATGGTCTTATGAAAGCGGCGACGTCGACAAGGTGTTCCAGAACGAGCGGAACGATGTAAGGGTGTTCGAGGATACCTTCACCTTTCCGATGGTCTTCCACTATGCGATGGAGCCCCACGTCTGCCTCGCGCACTGGAAACCGAACTCGCTGGAGATATGGAGCGGCGGCCAGACACCGACCGCCATCCAGCGCGTGTGCTCGGAAATACTGGGCGTGCCGCTGGCTTGCGTGCGGGTACATTCCCCTTACGTCGGCGGCGGCTTCGGCGGCAAGGCGTCGGTAAAAATCGATCCGCTGGTGGCGGCGCTGTCGTGGAAAGCCCGGGCTCCCGTGCGTGTCTGCCTGACGATCGCCGAATCCATGCTGACATGCCGTCGCCTGGACGCGGAGGTAACGCTGAAGACCGCCGTCGAGAAAAACGGCAGGATCGTCGCCAAAACGGTGCGTGCGGTCGTGAACGGCGGGGCCTACGCCGACACGGGCCCGTCGATCGCGGTAAAGGCCGCGATCCGCGCGATCGGGCCGTATCACATTCCGAATCTGCGCCTGGAGGCCGTGGGCGTTTATACGAACACCGTGCCCGGCGCGGCATTCCGCTCCATCGGCGGCCCGCAGGCCGTGTGGGCGACCGAGTCGCAGATGGACATCATCGCCGACGCCATGGGGCACGATCCCATCGAGTTTCGCATGCTGAACCTGGCGCAGAAGGGCCAGACGCTGAAGCACGATCTACGGCCCATCGATGTCGATATGCGGCGCTCGCTGCGCGCCGCGGTGGATACGCTGAAAAAACTGCCGGAACCCCGGCATGCGGGACGGCGGGGGCTGGGCGTGGCGGTGGGCGCGACCGACCCCGGCATCATGCCGGTAGGCGGCGCCATCGTGCGGCTGCGCGCGGATGGCTCGGTCAATGTCTCGGCAAATACGGTCGAGATCGGACAAGGCAGTCGCGGCGTGCTGCGCATCATCGCCGCCAGGACGCTGAACCAGCCATTGCGGATGATCGCCGTGGCGCAGCCGGATACGCTGCAGGCGCCCTATGACTGGGGCACCGGCGCCAGCCGCTCGACCGTCATCATCGGCCTGGCCGTGCAACTCGCCTGCGAGGACATCCTGCGCCAGGTGCGCGATATCGCCGCGCAGATGCTGGGCGGATCGCCCGACGACTACAAGCTGGCGGAGGGCGCGGTCGAAGGGCCGGAAGGCGCCATCCCCTTCATTGAGCTGCTGCGCCGCTTCAACGGCATGGCCGCCGGCGAGTTCCTGGGCGTGGGACGCGTGGATCCGAACACCAAGGATGGCGCATTCAAGCTGCAGCCCCTGTTCTGGGAAACCGGCGCGGGCGCGTTCGAGATCGCGGTCGACGAAGGCACCGGTGCGATACGCATCCTGCGCGCGGGCGGCGCGGCCGACCTGGGCCACGTGATCAATCCGAAGGCGGCGGAAGGTCAGGACGAAGGCGCCATGGTGATGGGCCTGGGCCACACGCTGTCGGAGGAATACATCTACGAAGACGGCCAGGTCGTGAACGGGACGCTGTTCGACTACAAGGTACCGACCATGGAGGACGTACCCGAACACGTCGGCACCGCCTTGATAGAAAGCGGCGACGGGCCCGGCCCGTTCGGCGCGCGCGGCGGCGGCGAAGGCGCGATCCTGCCGGTGGCGCCCGCGGTCGCCAACGCGCTGTTCCAGGGATGGGGGATACGCTTGAAAGAGCTTCCGCTGACCCCCGAACGGGTCTGGCGCGCGCTGCGCGACAAGAACCTGAAAGACAAGCCCGATAACTCCGATAAATAG